The proteins below are encoded in one region of Rhizobacter sp.:
- a CDS encoding glycosyltransferase family 9 protein — protein sequence MKLASGPFGRVIVIVTRQIGDVLLTTPLIQAAKERWPQAQIDVLGFAGTLGMLRGNPSVHEFIEVPAGSGWRQAKALLPRIWRRYDLALVAEASDRAHLYGWAAAKLRGSLVPQRQSIAWWKKLLSQHTVTIDDDRTPTVLEKLALLSPWGPLPSAVNVLPPEAQDLPAKLLAQLRDAPVVVHVPSMWRYKQWPVKYFAEVIEALLARGEQVVLTGTASEVDQAQVAAVRHLGNPPALIDASGKLNLNQVTALLRRAVLYVGPDTSITHLAASTGTPVVTMFGPTNPVRWGPWPQGLAAVTPWQRAEPRQSAGKVIMLQAAQDCIACGHAGCEDHRDSRSECLEALAPQRVIDECFRLLDAMKRA from the coding sequence GTGAAACTTGCCAGCGGCCCTTTCGGCCGCGTCATCGTCATCGTGACGCGCCAGATCGGCGACGTGCTGCTGACCACGCCTCTGATCCAGGCTGCGAAGGAACGTTGGCCGCAGGCGCAGATCGACGTGCTGGGGTTTGCCGGCACGCTCGGCATGCTGCGCGGCAACCCGTCGGTGCACGAGTTCATCGAGGTGCCGGCCGGTTCGGGCTGGCGGCAGGCCAAGGCGCTGTTGCCACGCATCTGGCGGCGCTATGACCTCGCGCTCGTGGCCGAAGCGAGCGACCGGGCCCACCTCTACGGCTGGGCCGCCGCGAAACTCAGAGGCAGCCTCGTGCCGCAGCGGCAGTCGATTGCGTGGTGGAAGAAGCTTTTGAGCCAGCACACCGTCACCATCGACGACGACCGCACGCCGACGGTGCTGGAGAAGCTGGCGCTGCTGTCGCCGTGGGGCCCTCTGCCCTCGGCGGTGAACGTGCTGCCGCCCGAGGCGCAAGACCTGCCTGCCAAGCTGCTGGCCCAGCTGCGCGACGCGCCGGTGGTGGTGCACGTGCCCTCGATGTGGCGCTACAAGCAGTGGCCGGTCAAATACTTTGCCGAGGTGATCGAGGCGCTGCTCGCACGCGGCGAGCAGGTCGTGCTGACGGGCACGGCCTCCGAGGTCGACCAGGCCCAGGTGGCCGCGGTGCGCCATCTTGGCAACCCCCCCGCGCTGATCGATGCGTCGGGCAAGCTCAACCTGAACCAGGTGACGGCCTTGTTGCGCCGGGCGGTGTTGTACGTCGGGCCTGACACGTCGATCACCCACCTCGCGGCCAGCACCGGCACGCCGGTCGTCACCATGTTCGGGCCGACCAACCCCGTGCGCTGGGGGCCGTGGCCGCAAGGGTTGGCGGCTGTGACGCCCTGGCAACGCGCCGAGCCACGGCAGTCGGCAGGCAAGGTCATCATGCTACAGGCCGCACAAGACTGCATCGCCTGCGGGCACGCCGGCTGCGAGGATCACCGCGACAGCCGCAGTGAATGCCTCGAGGCCTTGGCGCCGCAGCGGGTGATCGATGAGTGTTTCCGCCTGCTCGATGCCATGAAGAGAGCCTGA
- a CDS encoding glycosyltransferase gives MSATLQLYILCYNRSELARQAIQSALAQTDKRFQLVISDNSTDGKTQSMVEAEFPQVDYRLRVPHLKALDHFNLCLDEAMASHVCLFHDDDLLSPRYVEQVIATIGRHPEAAAIGVNALIAEEGRPQRLSFSTTGDEHRVRNVGQLAAHYFSRYQIGIAPFPGYVYRRASIEGLRFDPAEGKYSDVSWLLRVVERGSMVWIVEPLMTYRLHATNDSRHESIGDRLRLLAYFKRRQAVVGPALVEDFRFFIYKKALELDRNELLRLPAARRETMKGYLKRYRCRRVGRLDQHLALLRQTRVRISKRLEGAR, from the coding sequence ATGAGCGCCACGCTCCAGCTGTACATCCTCTGCTACAACCGCTCCGAGCTGGCGCGGCAGGCCATCCAGTCGGCACTGGCACAGACGGACAAGCGCTTTCAGCTCGTCATCTCCGACAACTCGACGGATGGGAAGACGCAGTCGATGGTGGAGGCGGAGTTTCCGCAGGTCGACTACCGGCTGCGTGTTCCGCACCTGAAGGCGCTGGATCACTTCAACCTGTGCCTGGACGAGGCGATGGCCAGCCACGTCTGCCTCTTCCACGACGATGACCTGCTCTCACCTCGATATGTGGAGCAGGTGATCGCGACCATCGGCCGCCACCCCGAAGCCGCTGCCATCGGGGTCAATGCCTTGATCGCGGAGGAGGGGCGGCCGCAGCGGCTCTCGTTCAGCACGACCGGCGATGAGCACCGGGTGCGCAACGTCGGCCAGCTTGCAGCCCACTACTTCTCGCGCTACCAGATCGGCATCGCGCCGTTTCCGGGCTATGTGTACAGGCGGGCGAGCATCGAGGGGCTGCGCTTCGATCCGGCCGAGGGCAAGTATTCCGACGTGAGCTGGCTGCTGCGCGTCGTCGAACGCGGCAGCATGGTGTGGATCGTCGAGCCGCTGATGACCTATCGGCTGCACGCCACCAACGACAGTCGCCACGAGTCCATCGGCGATCGCCTGCGGCTTCTGGCTTATTTCAAGCGCCGTCAGGCCGTGGTCGGGCCGGCGCTGGTCGAGGACTTCCGCTTCTTCATCTATAAGAAGGCGCTCGAACTCGACCGCAACGAGCTGCTGCGTCTGCCCGCGGCGCGCCGCGAGACGATGAAAGGCTATCTGAAGCGCTACCGTTGCCGCCGTGTCGGCCGCCTCGACCAGCATCTGGCGCTCTTGCGCCAGACCCGGGTGCGCATCTCAAAGCGACTGGAGGGCGCGCGATGA
- the rng gene encoding ribonuclease G has translation MQDILINWAPQETRVAVVENGAVQDLYVERTLERGLVGNIYAGRVARVLPGMQSAFIDIGLERAAFLHVADVHVNGGNANRNDAAPPTPIERLVFEGQTLMVQVIKDPIGTKGARLSTQISIAGRMLVFLPQDDHIGISQKIGSHELREQLRTRMNTLAGKPEDGSPYNGGGFILRTNAEDATDEELGDDISYLRKTWGAIREKSFKSPAGTLLHQDLSLVERVLRDLANDSTQSIRIDSRMQYDQLVAFGTEFTPGSVDKLVHYKGERPIFDLYNIDEEIERALARRVDLKSGGYLIIDQTEALTTIDVNTGGYVGARNFDDTIFKTNLEATQAIARQLRLRNLGGIIIIDFIDMTREEHQAQVLGELRKQLARDRTKITVSGFTQLGLVEMTRKRTRESLAHMLCEPCPTCAGKGQVKTPRSVCYDILREILREARQFNPREFRVVAAPAVVEMLLDEESQHLAGLSDFIGKPISLTAETSGSPEAYDIVLM, from the coding sequence ATGCAAGACATCCTCATCAACTGGGCGCCCCAGGAGACCCGCGTCGCGGTCGTCGAAAACGGCGCGGTGCAAGACCTCTACGTCGAGCGCACGCTGGAGCGGGGCCTGGTCGGCAACATCTACGCCGGCCGCGTGGCGCGTGTGCTGCCGGGCATGCAGAGCGCCTTCATCGACATCGGCCTGGAGCGTGCCGCGTTCCTGCACGTGGCCGACGTGCACGTGAACGGCGGCAACGCCAACCGCAACGACGCCGCACCGCCCACGCCCATCGAGCGCCTCGTCTTCGAAGGCCAGACGCTGATGGTGCAGGTCATCAAGGACCCGATCGGCACCAAGGGCGCGCGCCTTTCCACGCAGATCAGCATCGCCGGCCGCATGCTCGTCTTCCTGCCGCAAGACGACCACATCGGCATCTCGCAGAAGATCGGCTCGCACGAACTGCGCGAGCAGCTGCGCACCCGCATGAACACGCTCGCCGGCAAGCCCGAAGACGGCAGCCCCTACAACGGTGGCGGTTTCATCCTGCGTACCAACGCCGAAGACGCGACCGACGAAGAGCTGGGTGACGACATCTCGTACCTGCGCAAGACCTGGGGTGCCATTCGCGAGAAGAGCTTCAAGTCACCCGCCGGCACGCTGCTGCACCAAGACCTGAGCCTCGTCGAGCGCGTGCTGCGCGACCTGGCGAACGACAGCACCCAGTCCATCCGCATCGACTCGCGCATGCAATACGACCAGCTCGTGGCCTTCGGCACCGAGTTCACGCCGGGCTCGGTCGACAAGCTCGTGCACTACAAGGGTGAGCGCCCGATCTTCGACCTGTACAACATCGATGAAGAGATCGAGCGTGCGCTGGCCCGCCGCGTCGACCTCAAATCGGGTGGCTACCTCATCATCGACCAGACCGAGGCGCTGACGACCATCGACGTCAACACCGGCGGCTACGTCGGCGCACGCAACTTCGACGACACGATCTTCAAGACCAACCTCGAAGCCACGCAAGCCATCGCCCGCCAGCTGCGCCTGCGCAACCTCGGCGGCATCATCATCATCGACTTCATCGACATGACGCGCGAAGAGCACCAGGCCCAGGTGCTCGGCGAGCTGCGCAAGCAGCTGGCACGCGACCGCACCAAGATCACGGTGAGCGGCTTCACGCAGCTCGGTCTGGTGGAGATGACGCGCAAGCGCACCCGCGAGTCACTCGCCCACATGCTGTGCGAGCCGTGCCCCACCTGCGCTGGCAAGGGCCAGGTGAAGACGCCACGCAGCGTGTGCTATGACATCCTGCGCGAGATCCTGCGCGAGGCGCGGCAGTTCAACCCGCGCGAGTTCCGCGTGGTGGCAGCGCCCGCGGTGGTGGAGATGCTGCTGGATGAGGAGAGCCAGCACCTCGCGGGTCTGTCCGACTTCATCGGCAAGCCCATCTCGCTCACGGCCGAGACGAGCGGGTCGCCCGAGGCGTATGACATCGTGCTGATGTAG